A genomic segment from Glycine soja cultivar W05 chromosome 20, ASM419377v2, whole genome shotgun sequence encodes:
- the LOC114401462 gene encoding zinc finger protein 7-like translates to MMNCLAMVCMTLIDQLILTPEFCMFHAFYCFVITNIVLHQCRRCLNGKLTKAKICSILSNCLKEVSSRQIHINMMTPNLNLEPEDDFKVLIQVGSDKSIRETSHDLTKADPDPGPVSLDLSLNFNPGDEELKVTSDTNCEVGPETHASASAIPRVFSCNYCWRKFFSSQALGGHQNAHKRERTMAKHAMRMGMFAERYTSLASLPLHGSSFQSLGLEAHAAMHQGHVHHHSMRAPDIRAAAKFGKDYFRMPIFLEDDDVGLFWPGSFRQTDERGGVNLGHGEHAHNSNTCFVVATAPPAQTSASPDLTLRL, encoded by the coding sequence ATGATGAATTGCTTGGCCATGGTTTGCATGACTTTGATTGACCAGTTGATATTAACACCAGAATTTTGTATGTTCCATGCCTTTTATTGCTTTGTCATAACAAATATTGTGCTTCATCAATGCAGGCGATGCCTAAATGGTAAGCTAACCAAAGCAAAAATTTGTTCCATTCTTTCCAATTGCTTAAAAGAAGTTAGCTCACGGCAGATCCATATAAACATGATGACTCCAAACTTGAATCTGGAACCAGAAGATGATTTTAAAGTCCTCATCCAAGTAGGTTCTGATAAGTCGATACGAGAGACATCACATGATCTTACCAAGGCCGATCCTGACCCAGGTCCTGTTTCCCTGGACTTGTCCCTCAACTTCAATCCCGGTGATGAAGAGTTGAAAGTTACAAGTGACACTAACTGTGAAGTAGGACCTGAAACTCATGCCTCAGCATCAGCAATTCCTAGAGTTTTCTCTTGTAATTATTGCTGGCGGAAATTCTTTAGCTCACAGGCATTAGGTGGACACCAGAATGCTCACAAAAGGGAGAGGACAATGGCGAAGCACGCAATGCGAATGGGGATGTTCGCTGAAAGGTACACAAGCCTAGCATCTCTGCCTCTTCATGGTTCCTCTTTTCAGTCGCTCGGACTTGAAGCTCATGCTGCAATGCACCAAGGACATGTGCATCATCATTCAATGAGGGCTCCTGATATAAGAGCTGCAGCAAAATTCGGTAAAGACTATTTTCGGATGCCgatcttcttggaagatgatgATGTCGGTCTATTTTGGCCTGGAAGTTTCAGACAGACTGATGAAAGGGGTGGTGTTAATTTGGGGCATGGTGAGCATGCTCATAATTCAAATACTTGTTTTGTAGTAGCAACTGCACCTCCAGCACAAACATCTGCATCTCCTGATCTCACTCTGAGGCTTTAA
- the LOC114402820 gene encoding protein OBERON 3-like: protein MIGGKDLVPNGVDSESENSRNKVQQHQQHHGFAHANKEHPQEKKPSFDEFRSTTPSKFATSGMQELTLSYLCENPKLGLAEREVGDRSLVKGKEVVVYGNSDQDEKCQSGLGLTEGVSLSQRDELRFKTSLGEVSPFSVQQYFEQNCLRRKISVGNQNQKQDQDEKWVERDFLSLSETRENSSKRSMEEECERETNGGSKKQKLETLSLSLALPDVSLSLTASNALQNGDQLVRPKPSKPSTRTTTTINSCSNDYTAASVSHSYSHPFSHNQSCSLTRNSTENFEYSHSKDDQIWHCGEGTNGSVHSRFKPIGDGVALVNHSFMQGNSQYKATSSENQSVFPSELPARMRFEAKSEGSRGKNSGNLRGLEGVDGGKMKFSTSERVLREIVSESIPAMALTFQEFTEEVITSIKEYLKGLIEMPEKKGELESLQNRLGRRSDLTRETLSKCHKQQLEILAAIKMGLGSFLSGKFQFAETVDVFLYMRCRNVNCKSLLPVDDCDCKMCSGNKGFCSSCMCPVCMSFDYASNTCSWVGCDVCSHWCHAACAIQRNLIKPGPSLKGPSGTSEVQFHCIGCGHTSEMYGFVKDVFVCCAKDWGLETLAKELDCVRRIFRGSEDRKGKELHIKTEDMLLKLQAKLVSPLDACNHIIQFFNYVDGVSDFPASAISSKDLSTSKANLAMDTTTSSLPQSTSLIQKYTYDMSYTRSNDLQQKDLKSSLLSEHKNESDFHLEALLGKGGGLESLESIVRIKEAEARMYQNKADEARREAEGFQKMIKTKAAQMEEEYAERIGKICLNEAEERRKNKFDELNVLQNSHYDYFNMKSRMQDEIHGLLKRMEATKHQRV, encoded by the exons ATGATTGGAGGCAAAGATCTTGTTCCCAATGGCGTTGACTCCGAGAGTGAGAACTCAAGGAACAAGGTGCAACAACATCAGCAGCATCATGGTTTTGCTCATGCTAACAAGGAACACCCTCAAGAGAAAAAACCGAGTTTTGATGAGTTTCGGTCAACAACACCCTCAAAGTTTGCCACTTCTGGGATGCAAGAATTGACCCTCAGCTATCTCTGTGAGAATCCAAAATTGGGTCTTGCTGAGAGAGAGGTTGGTGATAGAAGCTTGGTGAAGGGCAAAGAAGTTGTTGTTTATGGGAATTCAGATCAAGATGAGAAATGCCAATCTGGGTTGGGTCTGACAGAAGGGGTTAGTCTCTCGCAGCGTGACGAATTAAGATTTAAAACGTCGTTGGGAGAGGTGTCCCCGTTTAGTGTGCAACAGTACTTCGAACAGAATTGTCTTCGAAGGAAGATATCCGTGggaaaccaaaaccaaaagcaAGATCAAGATGAGAAATGGGTAGAGAGGGATTTCTTGAGTTTGAGTGAGACAAGGGAGAATTCTTCAAAGAGATCCATGGAGGAAGAGTGTGAAAGGGAGACGAATGGTGGCAGCAAGAAGCAGAAGCTTGAGACTCTTAGCCTCTCTCTTGCTTTGCCTGATGTGTCGCTCTCTCTCACAGCCTCCAACGCTTTGCAAAATGGCGACCAACTCGTTAGGCCAAAGCCTAGTAAGCCATCCACAAGGACCACAACTACTATCAATTCATGTTCAAATGATTACACAGCAGCTTCTGTGTCTCACTCTTACTCTCACCCTTTCTCACACAACCAAAGTTGCTCACTCACCCGAAATTCGACCGAGAATTTCGAGTACTCACACAGCAAAGATGATCAAATTTGGCATTGTGGGGAGGGGACTAATGGCTCGGTTCATAGCAGGTTCAAGCCAATTGGAGATGGGGTTGCTTTGGTCAATCATTCCTTCATGCAAGGGAATAGTCAGTATAAGGCTACTAGCTCAGAAAACCAATCTGTTTTCCCTTCAGAATTGCCTGCAAGAATGAGATTTGAAGCCAAGTCAGAGGGCTCAAGAGGAAAGAATTCTGGGAATTTAAGAGGGTTGGAAGGTGTGGATGGTGGGAAAATGAAATTTTCTACATCAGAGAGAGTTCTAAGAGAGATTGTGTCTGAGTCTATCCCAGCCATGGCATTGACATTTCAGGAGTTCACTGAAGAAGTCATAACTTCAATTAAGGAATACCTGAAAGGTCTCATTGAAATGCCAGAGAAGAAAGGAGAACTAGAGAGCCTCCAGAACCGGCTCGGCCGAAGATCTGACCTCACCAGAGAGACTCTTTCAAAGTGTCATAAGCAGCAGCTGGAGATTTTGGCTGCTATCAAGATGGGGCTTGGGAGCTTCTTGTCCGGTAAGTTCCAATTCGCGGAGACAGTGGATGTTTTCTTGTACATGAGGTGTAGAAATGTGAACTGCAAGAGCTTGCTTCCTGTTGATGACTGTGACTGCAAGATGTGTTCAGGAAATAAGGGGTTTTGCAGTTCTTGCATGTGTCCTGTTTGTATGAGCTTTGATTATGCAAGCAACACTTGTAGTTGGGTTGGTTGTGATGTTTGTTCTCACTGGTGTCATGCTGCATGTGCCATTCAGAGGAATCTAATCAAACCTGGGCCTAGTTTGAAGGGTCCTTCTGGGACCTCTGAGGTGCAGTTTCATTGTATTGGCTGTGGACATACTTCAGAAATGTATGGTTTTGTCAAAGATGTCTTTGTGTGTTGTGCCAAGGATTGGGGGCTAGAAACCTTGGCGAAAGAGCTTGACTGTGTGAGGAGGATTTTCCGGGGAAGTGAAGATCGCAAAGGGAAGGAATTGCATATTAAAACCGAAGATATGCTGTTAAAGCTTCAAGCTAAACTGGTTTCTCCTTTAGATGCCTGCAACCACATCATACAGTTTTTCAACT ACGTGGATGGCGTGTCAGACTTTCCTGCTTCTGCTATATCCTCAAAGGATTTGTCAACATCTAAGGCTAACCTTGCAATGGacacaacaacatcatctcttCCACAATCTACTTCTCTAATACAAAAATACACTTATGACATGAGCTACACTAGGTCAAATGATCTTCAACAAAAAGACCTCAAATCCTCCCTCTTAAGTGAACATAAAAATGAGAGTGATTTCCACTTAGAGGCTCTATTAGGGAAAGGAGGAGGGCTTGAAAGCTTGGAGAGCATCGTGCGGATAAAAGAGGCCGAAGCGAGAATGTACCAAAACAAGGCAGATGAGGCAAGGAGAGAGGCAGAAGGGTTCCAGAAGATGATCAAGACAAAGGCTGCACAGATGGAAGAAGAGTATGCAGAAAGGATTGGCAAGATTTGCTTGAATGAGGCAGAGGAAAGGAGGAAGAACAAATTTGATGAACTCAATGTCTTGCAAAATTCCCACTACGATTACTTCAACATGAAAAGCAGAATGCAAGATGAGATCCATGGTTTGTTGAAGAGAATGGAAGCAACAAAGCACCAACGGgtttaa